The Puntigrus tetrazona isolate hp1 chromosome 3, ASM1883169v1, whole genome shotgun sequence genome contains a region encoding:
- the poldip3 gene encoding polymerase delta-interacting protein 3 isoform X2 has translation MADLSLDEVIRRRSFNARGVSKRPIYGRGAGSVGRAFDARQMIGSGDVRQRLGGGGATGGKRRRLALALVYSGIWPVVHGSVCAAFQVKDAREKLGQKDARFRIRGRGGGAGAVQDARQLINSRKQQQTPPPSATPVKPAGIPHVQIHNTGPVSVGPRPQSARVGVALQPGGGITKVVDARDRLSLKRSVPTASNQSAASLKITKTIQQRPVGMTSGIRINVPSAAAPVMSAAEEEDGAVIPNKQMKITTANNLQTRAGPVSLSTPITKVVKNDSYTPPSVPVPPALPPTQSLQPISRSTVSTPQSSGDSSGPRTHTCTQPVFSPLEGTKITVNNLHPRVTEEDIVELFCVCGALKRARLVKVGVAEVVFVRKEDAVNAYRKYNNRCLDGQPMKCNLHMQGSVITSEQPILLRLSDSPGGAAAVQKSTSSRSGSKSSSGPEVDPQTILKALFKSSGQSGSGGADTSGPHSTAFRIKI, from the exons ATGGCGGATCTCTCTCTGGATGAAGTGATTCGTCGCCGCAGTTTTAACGCTAGGGGAGTCAGTAAGAG GCCCATATATGGCAGAGGGGCTGGGTCAGTGGGCAGGGCCTTCGATGCCCGTCAGATGATTGGCAGCGGTGATGTCAGACAGCGGCTGGGAGGGGGCGGAGCTACAGGAGGTAAACGCCGGAGATTGGCGCTAGCTCTGGTTTACTCGGGGATCTGGCCCGTTGTTCATGGCTCTGTCTGTGCAGCGTTTCAGGTGAAGGACGCTCGGGAGAAGCTGGGACAGAAGGACGCTCGGTTCCGTATCCGGGGTCGAGGGGGCGGGGCCGGAGCCGTTCAGGATGCACGACAGCTGATAAACTCACGCAAACAGCAGCAGACTCCGCCTCCGAGCGCGACGCCCGTCAAACCCGCGGGAATCCCTCACGTGCAGATCCACAACACTGGCCCCGTCTCGGTCGGGCCCCGGCCCCAGAGCGCCAGAGTGGGTGTGGCCCTGCAGCCAGGGGGTGGGATCACGAAAGTGGTGGACGCTCGTGATAGGCTAAGCTTAAAGAGGAGTGTCCCGACAGCATCCAATCAGAGCGCGGCGTCTCTGAAAATCACCAAAACCATTCag cagagGCCCGTGGGAATGACCAGCGGGATCCGCATCAATGTTCCCAGCGCAGCCGCTCCG GTCATGTCTGCTGCTGAGGAAGAGGATGGAGCTGTGATTCCCAACAAACAGATGAAGATCACCACAGCCAACAACCTGCAGACACga gcgGGACCCGTCTCTCTCTCGACTCCCATCACTAAGGTGGTGAAGAACGACTCTTACACTCCTCCGTCAGTCCCTGTGCCGCCCGCTCTCCCCCCCACACAGAGTCTACAGCCCATCAGCAGATCCACCGTCAGCACGCCGCAGAGCAGCGGAGACAGCAGCGGTCCccgcacacacacctgcac tcagccTGTCTTCAGTCCTCTGGAGGGCACAAAGATCACGGTGAACAACCTTCATCCTCGAGTGACGGAGGAGGATATAGTG gagctgttctgtgtgtgtggtgcacTGAAGCGGGCGCGTCTGGTGAAGGTGGGTGTGGCCGAAGTGGTGTTTGTGCGCAAAGAAGATGCAGTCAACGCCTACAGGAAGTACAACAACCGCTGCCTGGACG gtcaGCCGATGAAGTGTAATCTTCACATGCAGGGCAGCGTGATCACGTCAGAGCAGCCCATCTTACT gaggTTGAGTGACTCGCCCGGCGGTGCAGCAGCGGTTCAGAAGAGCACCTCGTCTCGCTCCGGCTCAAAGTCGTCTTCGGGGCCCGAGGTGGACCCTCAGACCATCCTGAAGGCTCTGTTCAAGTCTTCTGGTCAGAGTGGCTCCGGCGGGGCCGATACGAGCGGCCCTCACTCCACCGCCTTCCGCATCAAGATCTGA
- the poldip3 gene encoding polymerase delta-interacting protein 3 isoform X1 yields the protein MADLSLDEVIRRRSFNARGVSKRPIYGRGAGSVGRAFDARQMIGSGDVRQRLGGGGATGGKRRRLALALVYSGIWPVVHGSVCAAFQVKDAREKLGQKDARFRIRGRGGGAGAVQDARQLINSRKQQQTPPPSATPVKPAGIPHVQIHNTGPVSVGPRPQSARVGVALQPGGGITKVVDARDRLSLKRSVPTASNQSAASLKITKTIQQRPVGMTSGIRINVPSAAAPVMSAAEEEDGAVIPNKQMKITTANNLQTRAGPVSLSTPITKVVKNDSYTPPSVPVPPALPPTQSLQPISRSTVSTPQSSGDSSGPRTHTCTACLQSSGGHKDHGEQPSSSSDGGGYSGAVLCVWCTEAGASGEGGCGRSGVCAQRRCSQRLQEVQQPLPGRSADEV from the exons ATGGCGGATCTCTCTCTGGATGAAGTGATTCGTCGCCGCAGTTTTAACGCTAGGGGAGTCAGTAAGAG GCCCATATATGGCAGAGGGGCTGGGTCAGTGGGCAGGGCCTTCGATGCCCGTCAGATGATTGGCAGCGGTGATGTCAGACAGCGGCTGGGAGGGGGCGGAGCTACAGGAGGTAAACGCCGGAGATTGGCGCTAGCTCTGGTTTACTCGGGGATCTGGCCCGTTGTTCATGGCTCTGTCTGTGCAGCGTTTCAGGTGAAGGACGCTCGGGAGAAGCTGGGACAGAAGGACGCTCGGTTCCGTATCCGGGGTCGAGGGGGCGGGGCCGGAGCCGTTCAGGATGCACGACAGCTGATAAACTCACGCAAACAGCAGCAGACTCCGCCTCCGAGCGCGACGCCCGTCAAACCCGCGGGAATCCCTCACGTGCAGATCCACAACACTGGCCCCGTCTCGGTCGGGCCCCGGCCCCAGAGCGCCAGAGTGGGTGTGGCCCTGCAGCCAGGGGGTGGGATCACGAAAGTGGTGGACGCTCGTGATAGGCTAAGCTTAAAGAGGAGTGTCCCGACAGCATCCAATCAGAGCGCGGCGTCTCTGAAAATCACCAAAACCATTCag cagagGCCCGTGGGAATGACCAGCGGGATCCGCATCAATGTTCCCAGCGCAGCCGCTCCG GTCATGTCTGCTGCTGAGGAAGAGGATGGAGCTGTGATTCCCAACAAACAGATGAAGATCACCACAGCCAACAACCTGCAGACACga gcgGGACCCGTCTCTCTCTCGACTCCCATCACTAAGGTGGTGAAGAACGACTCTTACACTCCTCCGTCAGTCCCTGTGCCGCCCGCTCTCCCCCCCACACAGAGTCTACAGCCCATCAGCAGATCCACCGTCAGCACGCCGCAGAGCAGCGGAGACAGCAGCGGTCCccgcacacacacctgcacag ccTGTCTTCAGTCCTCTGGAGGGCACAAAGATCACGGTGAACAACCTTCATCCTCGAGTGACGGAGGAGGATATAGTG gagctgttctgtgtgtgtggtgcacTGAAGCGGGCGCGTCTGGTGAAGGTGGGTGTGGCCGAAGTGGTGTTTGTGCGCAAAGAAGATGCAGTCAACGCCTACAGGAAGTACAACAACCGCTGCCTGGACG gtcaGCCGATGAAGTGTAA
- the rrp7a gene encoding ribosomal RNA-processing protein 7 homolog A — translation MKMALSGDQHACVIPGGFTVLSLRFSEDDAHAALHQLFVKEHRVRSESNTNRPLDRTLFVLNVPPYCTESVISDIFSRFGPVQSVELNEKPGASEVNHSSLSRFFIPRQRQCFRVAYIVFQHPSGVNGAKQHPAHTPLTVCSGHTPLRTGIHKWIQQYSDSLFRASSLQQDVDEFMKDYDTQKKKEAERQKQEAEQQQEDEEGWVKVTKGSRGVKVRPHSETANERTLQKEQGKKERKELLNFYTWQHRNTQKEHIAELRKKFEEDKQRIAVLRAQRKFRPY, via the exons ATGAAGATGGCGCTGTCCGGAGATCAACACGCGTGTGTCATACCTGGAGGTTTTACTG tgCTGTCTCTGAGGTTCAGTGAGGATGACGCTCATGCTGCTcttcatcagctgtttgttAAAGAGCACCGGGTTCGATCGGAGTCCAACACGAACCGACCGCTGGACCGAACACTGTTCGTTCTGAACGTTCCTCCGTACTGCACTGAg agtgttATATCGGACATCTTCAGCCGCTTCGGTCCGGTGCAGTCTGTGGAGCTGAACGAGAAGCCAGGAGCGTCCGAAGTGAACCACAGCAGTTTGTCCAGATTCTTCATCCCCAGACAGAGACAG tgtttcAGAGTGGCCTACATCGTGTTCCAGCACCCGTCTGGAGTGAACGGCGCCAAGCAGCACCCAGCACACACCCCACTGACCGTCTGCAGCGGACACACACCCCTCAGAACCGGCATAcaca agtggaTCCAGCAGTACTCAGACTCACTGTTCAGGGCCTCATCGCTGCAGCAGGATGTGGATGAGTTCATGAAGGACTACGACACACAGAAGAAGAAG GAGGCGGAGCGTCAGAAGCAGGAGGCggagcagcagcaggaggatgaggagggcTGGGTGAAGGTGACGAAGGGCAGCCGAGGAGTGAAGGTCCGCCCACACAGCGAGACGGCCAATGAGAGGACGCTTCAGAAGGAGCAGGGGAAGAAGGAGCGCAAGGAGCTGCTGAACTTCTACACGTGGCAGCACcgaaacacacagaaagaac ATATCGCTGAGCTCAGGAAGAAGTTTGAAGAGGACAAACAGAGGATCGCTGTACTGAGAGCACAGAGGAAATTCAGACCCTACTGA